The Streptomyces sp. NBC_00162 genome window below encodes:
- a CDS encoding SpoIIE family protein phosphatase, with protein sequence MTSDSALPGEADGDRAGLAPAPEVLALARVVAKLRAEVMALEGAASTTAVVERATGVLMARDGASAEEAYETLLRRASRRGRTLLEECWITLGQVRSREVSPPQPPAQAGPPAQEALSAFSTGRHLVTGRSGGLRPILARLADGLAGARNPDEVAGLLRTVLGDAAGVDGVMIYAVAPAGSLRLAGHCGIGDDLAEQWRHVPPLSGVAALEAIGGGQPLWLEDPARDAIRYHLIGDPPERWPTRAWLPVPGDRPVTAAVGFFRTRQDPFDAGTRTLLRRAVRLCADSLRFTGRSAGPGTRGEVEAVQRILDAMSGTAILLTPLRSETGEVQDYRIDAAAPESVDVAGRRGKELVGRHLLETYPTVAATALWEGYLDTLTTGTAYEGPPFVYEEVSAGVPRESSYSVRATRLGDRLIVTWVRHDSHERETRRLEDMQRLGNLGWAGWNLVTHSVTWSEQVYTIFGRDPALGPMPLEEVPRHLVPEDLPVLAAALERLLGEGAAIDQPFRITTADGVRHLRIVAEAQKDVDGAPVEVHGFFQDLTAQRDAELALRESERAVLVERGMLQAERALAARLQDALLPIPEQSLELAGLCIDVAYVPSESGVNVGGDWYSAIELPDKSALFVVGDVAGHGLDAVATMAQLRFTTKGMTVTGSALPDVLSRLNTLLLHTASDNHGATATATVIMGIYRPWDRRLTWVRAGHLPPLLIRDGAASFLPLPAGSLLGATFDSVYEQDSLDLQPGDHLVLYTDGLVEEPGEDIDLGLARLAETARRLLEDGRDEMLARTLAARRQGHRDDICALDIHVPD encoded by the coding sequence ATGACGAGCGATTCCGCGCTCCCCGGCGAAGCCGACGGTGACCGGGCCGGGCTCGCACCCGCACCGGAGGTGCTCGCACTGGCCAGGGTCGTGGCCAAGCTGCGCGCGGAGGTCATGGCCCTGGAGGGGGCCGCTTCGACCACGGCCGTCGTCGAGCGGGCCACGGGCGTGCTGATGGCCCGCGACGGCGCGTCCGCGGAGGAGGCGTACGAGACGCTGCTCCGGCGGGCCTCGCGGCGGGGGCGGACGCTCCTGGAGGAGTGCTGGATCACTCTGGGTCAGGTCCGCTCACGCGAGGTGTCACCCCCGCAGCCCCCCGCGCAGGCCGGTCCGCCCGCACAGGAGGCGCTGTCGGCCTTCAGTACCGGTCGCCACCTCGTCACCGGCCGGAGCGGCGGACTCCGTCCGATCCTGGCCCGGCTGGCCGACGGCCTGGCCGGAGCACGCAACCCGGACGAGGTCGCCGGCCTGCTGCGGACCGTACTGGGCGACGCCGCGGGCGTGGACGGCGTGATGATCTACGCGGTGGCGCCCGCCGGGAGCCTGAGGCTGGCCGGGCACTGCGGCATCGGGGACGACCTGGCCGAACAGTGGCGGCACGTTCCGCCGCTGAGCGGCGTGGCCGCCCTGGAGGCCATCGGCGGCGGGCAGCCGCTGTGGCTCGAGGATCCCGCGCGGGACGCCATCCGCTACCACCTCATCGGGGACCCGCCCGAGCGGTGGCCGACGCGTGCCTGGCTCCCGGTCCCCGGCGACCGGCCGGTGACCGCCGCCGTCGGATTCTTCCGTACCCGGCAGGACCCCTTCGACGCCGGCACCCGGACCCTGCTGCGCCGCGCCGTCCGGCTGTGCGCGGACTCCCTGCGCTTCACCGGGCGCTCCGCCGGCCCCGGCACGCGGGGCGAGGTGGAGGCCGTCCAGCGGATCCTGGACGCGATGTCCGGAACCGCGATCCTGCTGACCCCGCTGCGCTCGGAGACGGGGGAGGTGCAGGACTACCGGATCGACGCGGCGGCGCCGGAATCGGTCGACGTGGCCGGGAGGCGGGGCAAGGAGCTCGTCGGACGGCACCTCCTGGAGACCTACCCCACCGTGGCGGCAACGGCCCTGTGGGAGGGATACCTGGACACGCTGACCACGGGAACGGCCTACGAGGGCCCGCCCTTCGTCTACGAGGAGGTCAGCGCCGGAGTTCCCCGGGAGTCCAGCTACTCGGTCCGGGCCACGCGCCTGGGGGACCGGCTGATCGTGACCTGGGTCCGCCACGACTCCCATGAACGCGAGACCCGCCGACTGGAGGACATGCAGCGGCTGGGCAACCTCGGCTGGGCCGGCTGGAACCTGGTGACGCACAGCGTCACCTGGTCCGAGCAGGTCTACACGATCTTCGGCCGCGACCCCGCGCTGGGCCCCATGCCGCTGGAGGAAGTGCCCCGGCACCTCGTTCCCGAGGATCTGCCGGTGCTGGCCGCGGCCCTCGAGCGGCTGCTGGGCGAGGGGGCCGCCATCGACCAGCCCTTCCGCATCACCACCGCGGACGGCGTACGGCACCTGCGGATCGTCGCGGAGGCGCAGAAGGACGTGGACGGCGCCCCGGTCGAGGTGCACGGCTTCTTCCAGGACCTCACCGCGCAGCGGGACGCCGAACTCGCCCTGCGCGAGAGCGAGCGCGCCGTCCTCGTGGAGCGGGGCATGCTCCAGGCCGAACGCGCCCTCGCCGCCCGGCTGCAGGACGCGCTGCTGCCCATCCCCGAGCAGTCCCTGGAGCTGGCCGGGCTGTGCATCGACGTCGCCTACGTACCCTCCGAGAGCGGGGTCAACGTCGGAGGTGACTGGTACAGCGCCATCGAACTCCCCGACAAGAGCGCGCTCTTCGTCGTCGGGGACGTCGCCGGTCACGGCCTCGACGCCGTCGCGACCATGGCCCAGCTGCGGTTCACCACCAAGGGCATGACCGTCACGGGCTCGGCGCTGCCCGATGTGCTGAGCAGGCTCAACACCCTTCTCCTGCACACCGCTTCGGACAACCACGGGGCCACCGCCACCGCCACCGTGATCATGGGCATCTACCGGCCCTGGGACCGCCGGCTGACGTGGGTACGGGCCGGGCACCTGCCGCCCCTGCTGATCCGGGACGGTGCGGCGAGTTTCCTTCCGCTGCCCGCCGGCAGTCTGCTCGGGGCCACCTTCGACTCCGTCTACGAACAGGACAGTCTCGACCTGCAGCCCGGGGACCATCTGGTGCTCTACACCGACGGGCTGGTAGAGGAGCCGGGGGAGGACATCGACCTGGGGCTCGCCCGGCTCGCCGAGACCGCCCGGCGGCTGCTGGAGGACGGCCGGGACGAAATGCTCGCCCGAACGCTGGCCGCGCGGCGCCAGGGTCACCGGGACGACATCTGCGCCCTGGACATCCACGTCCCCGACTAG